TCCCGGCCATGCGGGCGGCGACCGCCGTCGCCAGCACGCCCAGGCCGGCGCCGAGCACGCCGCCGATCACCGCCAGGAGCGTCGACTCCAGCAGGAACTGGACGGCGACGTGCCGGCGGCGGGCGCCCAGCGCGCGGCGCAGCCCGATCTCGCCGCGGCGCTCCAGGACCGAGATCACCATGATGTTGGCGATGCCGACGCCGGCGATGAGCAGCGCGATGCCGCCCAGGCCCAGGAACAGGCCGACGAACGTGCCCTTCGCCGCGATCCGCGCCACCAGCAGGTCGGACGGGCGGCGGACCTGCACGTCTTCGTCGCGGGTCGGTGACGCCGTGATCGCCAGCACCGATGCGACCGCGGCCACCTGGTCCGGGTCGGCGCGGAGGTAGATCCGGGTGGCGTTGCGTTCCATCCCGAACAGGTCGTGTGCGGCCCCGAAGCTGATCAGCGCGGCCATGTCGACCTCCGGTGCGACCGCCACCGGTGCGAGGATGCCCACGACGGTGACGTAGCGCTCCCCCAGGAACACCTGGGTCGGGTCGGTCAGCGTGCCGATTCCGAGGACCCGGGCCGCCTCGAAGCCGAGCACCGTCACCGGGTAGCGCTCGGCGGTCGCGTCCAGGTAATGGCCCCGCAGCATCCGGGCGGACAGCGTGTCCAAAAGGGAGGGTCCGGCGGCGAGGACGTTGATGCCGCTGGTCCGCACCTCCGGAATGGCCGCGCTGCGCCGCACGGTCACGTTGTCGACCGCGGCGACGGCCGTGACCGTGCGGACCGGCGGGATCCGCGCGATCATCGGTTCGGCGGTGACCGGCAGCGGGATCGACCGGCCGTTGGTCGTCTGCGCCGAGGCCACGGTGAGCAGGTTGCCCTGCTCACCGAGCTGGTCGAGCAGGTCGGCCTTCGACGACTCGGCGATGCCGAGCACGGCGACCACGGCGGCGATCGCGATCGCGATGCCGAGCGCGGACAGCGCCGAGCGGACCCGCCGGGCGCGCAGGCCGACGGTGGCCAACGCGATCGCGTCGGGAAGACGCAGCCGTGAGCTCATCGGATCCGGTCCCTTTCCGTGGAGTCTTCGACGATCCGGCCGTCGCGGAGGTGGATCTGGCGGCCCATCGCCGCGGCGACGTCGGCGTTGTGGGTGATCAGCACGACCGTGGTGCGGTCGTCGGCCAGCCCCGCCAACAGCTCGGTGATCTCCGCACCGGTGGCCGAGTCGAGGTTTCCGGTCGGCTCGTCGGCCAGCAGCACGGCTGGCCGGCCGACGATCGCCCGGGCGATCGCGACGCGTTGCCGTTCGCCGCCGGAGAGCTGGCCGGCCTTGTGCCGCATCCGCTCGGCGAGGCCGACCTGGCGCAGGGCGCCGGCCGCGCGTTCCCGCCGGACGTTGCCGGGCAGGCCGCGGTAGACCAGGCCGGTCGCCACGTTGTCCAGCACGCTCAGGTGTTCGAGCAGGTAGAACTGCTGGAAGACGAAGCCGAGGCTGGTCGCGCGGACCGCCGAGAGCTGCGGGTCGCTCATCGCCGACGTGTCGGTCCCGGCGATGCGGACCACGCCGCTGGTCGGCCGTTCGAGGGTGCCGAGGATGCTCAGCAGCGTCGACTTGCCGGCGCCCGACGCGCCGGTGATGGCCACCGTCTCGCCGGCGTCGACGACCAGGTCGACGTCGGCGAGCGCCGTCACGGCGGTGGGTGGCGGGTAGACCTTGTTGACGTGGTGCAGCTCCAGGGCTCTCACGTCGCCGGCACCTCCACCGTCGCGTTCTCCCGCAGGTCGCCGCCGCTGACCTCGACGAGGGTGTCGGAGAACAGGCCGGGCGTGACGCCGATCAGCCGCCGTTCGGCACCGTCGACCAGGTAGAGCCCCCAGCCGCCACCGGCAAGCGCGACCAGCGCGGTGACCGGGACGGCGAGGACACCTTTGACGGCCTTGCCGGTGACGTTGACCTGAACCGGTGCCTGGTCGAACGTCGCCGCGGCGACCTGGTGGTCGAGCGTGACGGTCGCGGGAACGGTGGTCTGGCCGGGACCGCGCCCGGGATCGTTCTCGTCGCGCTCGGCCGCGACGGTCGACAGCGCGGTCACCCGCCCGGGCTCGGCGGTGCCGCCGGGCAGGTCCACGGTGACGGCATCGCCGAGGTGTACGAGGTAGGTCCGGTTCGCCGGCACGGCGAGGGTCACCGCGACCGTCGTGGACGTGCCGACCAGCAGCGGCTCGCCGTCGCCGCCGGCCGGCGCACCCACGTGCCCGTTGACGGTGGTGACCCGCAGCGGGCCGGGCTGGAACGTGACCGTGCCGAGTTCGAGGCGGCCGGTGACCGCCTGGTGGGTCTTGTCCTGCCAGCGCCGCAGCGCCGCCGCGGTCGCCCGGGTGAACCTGCCGTCGACGGTCAAGTTCCGGGTCGTGGCATGACCGAGCGCGACGAGGTTCTTCTCCACGGCGCGCACGTCGGGGCCGCCGGTGACGCCGAGCGCCAGCGGTCGCCACGCGGGCCGGTCGGCGTAGAAGAGGCGGACGGGTCGGTTGTCGACGGCGTACACCTGTTGGCCCCTGGTGATCAGTTTGCCGGGCTGCGGCAGCGCCGTCACGACGCCGCCACCGCCCTGCGCGTAGACCGAGTAGGAACCGGCGTAGCCGAGGGTGCCCGGAACCTGGACGGTCGTCGACAGGTCGGTCTTGACGACGGAGGCCGTCCCGGTCGGCACCTCGGCGGCGGTTGCTTCCGCCGCGGGCTGGCTGCGCAGCCACCAGCCGGCACCCGCTGTCCCGGTGGCCACCAGGGCCGCTCCGGCCAGCACCGCCCGCCTACGCATCGCCGAGGTTTCCGAGACTGGACAGGCGGTTCAGCTCGTTGATCAGGTCCTTGCACGCGTCGCCGGCCCGCATGAACGCGTCGTCCTTCCCGCCGGGCAGCTCGTCGGGGCTGTGCCCGAACCCGTGCCCGGGGGTGAACGGACTGTCGGCGGTCGGGTCCTTGACGTTGGGCAAACCGTTGGCCCGCATGCATTCGGCCACCTTGACGCCGGCCTGGACCACCTTCGGCGGCGCCGGCGCCTGATCGTCCGGTGCGAACCGCGCCGCGCGGATCAACTCACCGCAGGCCGCCTCGAGGTCGTCGAGCGCGGACTCCTCGATGCTGTCCTGCAGCGTGCGGGCGTCGGTGTAGACCTGACCGTTCGCGGTCAGCACCGGGTCCTGGTAGCGCGGCGCACCGTGCTGGCGGATGCATTCGGCGGCGTTGTGCAGCGCGGTCCGCCGCGCCGCGGTGGCATCACCGGTGGTCCCGTTCGGGTTCGCGTCGGTGCCTCTGGAAGCGTCGGCGGACGGGCCGCCGCTGGCCTGCGGCAGGCTGGGCACCGTCGGCGTCGACGGCGCTGCGCTGCACGCGCTGAGCATGGTCACGATGGCCGCTACGGCCACCACTCGGAGTCTCACTCCACACCCCCGGGTCAAGAGTTCGTGCGACAGGTCTACCGAGCCGGCGGTGACATCACCGCTACGCCGCATGTAGGACCGATGTCACCCGGGCCGGCGCACAATGGGCGCCATGCGGGTGTTGGTGGTCGAGGACAACCTGACGTTGGCCGCCCGGATCGGCGAGGGCCTGCGCGACGCGGGGATGGCGGTCGACGTGGTGCACGACGGCGCGGCGGCGCTCACCGCGGCTGACGGACCGGCGTACGACGTCGTGGTCCTGGATCGGGATCTTCCGGTCGTGCACGGCGACCAGGTGTGCCGCTCGCTCGCGGCCGTCGACGGGGGCGCCCGCATCCTCATGCTCACCGCGGCCGCGGCCGTCGACGACCGGGTCGACGGGCTGGAGCTGGGTGCCGACGACTACCTCGGCAAGCCGTTCGCCTTCCAGGAGCTGATCGCGAGGGTACGCGCACTGAGCCGGCGCGCTCCGTCGGCGCCACCGGTGATCCGGCGCGGCGACCTCACCGTCGACCGGGCGCGGCACCGGGTGTCCCGCGCCGGCCGGGTCCTTTCGCTGACCCGCAAGGAGTTCGGGGTCCTGGAGATGCTGACCGCCGCCGACGGCGCCGTGGTCAGCGCCGAGGAGCTGCTGGAACACGTGTGGGACGCCAACGCCGACCCGTTCAGCAACGTCGTGTCGGTGACGCTCACCCGGCTGCGACGCAAGCTCGGGACGCCACCGCTGATCGAGACCGTCGTGGGTCGGGGGTATCGGCTGTGAGGCCGCGTTTCACGGTCCGCGTCCGGCTGACGTTGCTCTACACAGGACTGTTCGCCGCGTGCGGCGCGATCGTCGTCGGCGTCACCTATGCCATGTTGGCCGCCAACCTGCCGGACCCGGTGGCGGCCGGCGACAAACCCAACGATACGACCGTCATGGTGCAGGGGGTGCCGAAGACCCAACTCGCCCGGGAGTTCTTCGACGAGAACTGCCAGAAGGTGCTCAAGGACGAGCCCGACGTGACCCTGCTGAAGAACAAGTGCGAGGCGGCCTACAAGGAGGGGATCATCGAGGGGGCGAAGAACCAGCGGGCGGCGACGCTCGACCGCCTGCTCTGGTATTCGCTCAGCACCCTGGCGGGGGTCACCCTGCTGGCCGCGGTCGCCGGGTGGATCGTGGCCGGCCGGGTGTTGCGCCCCGTGCACCGGATCACCGCGGCGGCCCGGGACGCGTCCGAGCACCACCTGGCGGCGCGGGTGGCGTTGACCGGCCCACGCGACGAGCTCCGGGAGTTGGCCGACACGTTCGACGCCATGCTCGACCGGTTGCAGGCGGCGTTCGAGGGGCAGCGCCGGTTCATCGCCAACGCCGGCCACGAATTGCGCACCCCGCTCACCGTGATGCGGGCGACCGTCGACGTGGTGCTCGCGAAGCCGGCGCCGACCAACGACGAGTTGCAGGCGATGGGCCGGGACGTCCGGGCGGCGGTCGACCACGCCGAGGCGCTGATCGAGGCCTTGCTGACGCTGGCCCGCACCGACCGCGGCCTGGTCGGGCGGGATCCCGTCGACCTCGCCACGATTCTCGAGGACGCCGTCGACGCCGCTCCCGGCGCCGCCCCTACAGCACGGCTGCACACGTCGCTGGCGCCCGCGCCGGCCACGGGCGACCCGATCCTGCTCGAGCGGCTCGCCGCCAACCTCTACGACAACGCGATGCGCTACAACGTGCCGGGCGGCGAGGTGTGGCTGACGACGGCGACCGTCGACGGCCGGGCGGTGCTCACGGTGGCCAATACGGGTCCGACCATCCCGCCGGACGCGGTC
This genomic interval from Asanoa ferruginea contains the following:
- a CDS encoding ABC transporter permease; translated protein: MSSRLRLPDAIALATVGLRARRVRSALSALGIAIAIAAVVAVLGIAESSKADLLDQLGEQGNLLTVASAQTTNGRSIPLPVTAEPMIARIPPVRTVTAVAAVDNVTVRRSAAIPEVRTSGINVLAAGPSLLDTLSARMLRGHYLDATAERYPVTVLGFEAARVLGIGTLTDPTQVFLGERYVTVVGILAPVAVAPEVDMAALISFGAAHDLFGMERNATRIYLRADPDQVAAVASVLAITASPTRDEDVQVRRPSDLLVARIAAKGTFVGLFLGLGGIALLIAGVGIANIMVISVLERRGEIGLRRALGARRRHVAVQFLLESTLLAVIGGVLGAGLGVLATAVAARMAGNTLAIPPSALVAGFGAALLVGALAGVYPAARAARMSPTEALRTL
- a CDS encoding ABC transporter ATP-binding protein; amino-acid sequence: MRALELHHVNKVYPPPTAVTALADVDLVVDAGETVAITGASGAGKSTLLSILGTLERPTSGVVRIAGTDTSAMSDPQLSAVRATSLGFVFQQFYLLEHLSVLDNVATGLVYRGLPGNVRRERAAGALRQVGLAERMRHKAGQLSGGERQRVAIARAIVGRPAVLLADEPTGNLDSATGAEITELLAGLADDRTTVVLITHNADVAAAMGRQIHLRDGRIVEDSTERDRIR
- a CDS encoding peptidoglycan-binding protein translates to MRRRAVLAGAALVATGTAGAGWWLRSQPAAEATAAEVPTGTASVVKTDLSTTVQVPGTLGYAGSYSVYAQGGGGVVTALPQPGKLITRGQQVYAVDNRPVRLFYADRPAWRPLALGVTGGPDVRAVEKNLVALGHATTRNLTVDGRFTRATAAALRRWQDKTHQAVTGRLELGTVTFQPGPLRVTTVNGHVGAPAGGDGEPLLVGTSTTVAVTLAVPANRTYLVHLGDAVTVDLPGGTAEPGRVTALSTVAAERDENDPGRGPGQTTVPATVTLDHQVAAATFDQAPVQVNVTGKAVKGVLAVPVTALVALAGGGWGLYLVDGAERRLIGVTPGLFSDTLVEVSGGDLRENATVEVPAT
- a CDS encoding response regulator transcription factor, with the protein product MRVLVVEDNLTLAARIGEGLRDAGMAVDVVHDGAAALTAADGPAYDVVVLDRDLPVVHGDQVCRSLAAVDGGARILMLTAAAAVDDRVDGLELGADDYLGKPFAFQELIARVRALSRRAPSAPPVIRRGDLTVDRARHRVSRAGRVLSLTRKEFGVLEMLTAADGAVVSAEELLEHVWDANADPFSNVVSVTLTRLRRKLGTPPLIETVVGRGYRL
- a CDS encoding HAMP domain-containing sensor histidine kinase, translated to MRPRFTVRVRLTLLYTGLFAACGAIVVGVTYAMLAANLPDPVAAGDKPNDTTVMVQGVPKTQLAREFFDENCQKVLKDEPDVTLLKNKCEAAYKEGIIEGAKNQRAATLDRLLWYSLSTLAGVTLLAAVAGWIVAGRVLRPVHRITAAARDASEHHLAARVALTGPRDELRELADTFDAMLDRLQAAFEGQRRFIANAGHELRTPLTVMRATVDVVLAKPAPTNDELQAMGRDVRAAVDHAEALIEALLTLARTDRGLVGRDPVDLATILEDAVDAAPGAAPTARLHTSLAPAPATGDPILLERLAANLYDNAMRYNVPGGEVWLTTATVDGRAVLTVANTGPTIPPDAVGGLFQPFRRLRDRTGDGGFGLGLAIVASIATAHGGSAVADAPPDGGLSVTVSLPARLPDGAR